In Phaseolus vulgaris cultivar G19833 chromosome 7, P. vulgaris v2.0, whole genome shotgun sequence, the genomic stretch ATTGCAGAGGATAACAGATAATAGAATTGAATAAAAACACAGTAGTTTAGTTTTGCAAATATGCAAGCTGCTCACCCCTCTGCCCTTGCCCATCGAGAGAACTGATAGAGTTGAACAGACTCATTTGAGAGATGACAAGCAAAAAGTAGATAGTTGCGTGGCTGTACCATCCATGCAAATCTCATGAACAATGCTGAGTAGATACACATTGCTGCAGCATTAACAATAAACAATAGATGCAATAAGCAACCGACCAGGAAAAGGTTTCAACATTTTGTGGGAAAAGAGATGGTAGATAAACCTCCTGTCATATTGCCAGAGATCATTTCTGGAGGTTTCTTCGTGTCAGCCAATCCCTTTTAACAAAGATTAGTTTACAATTCAAAGGTTAAGACCAATGTGCATTATGAATAACTAGTCGAGTGAATAAATGAACTTCTTCAACAGTATAAACATATAATCATATGAGTGAAACTCACAGCTGCCACAAATCCCCAGTTGGCAACAGGTCCCCAAAAGTGAGTTGTTTTGGGACCCATTGGACCGTTCCAAAATGCTCTGAAGGAAGCCATACAATACTGGTACTACTTCTGATTTGCCATTACAAAATTGTAAGATGACTTCAACACAACAGAAATATAATAACAATGTATGTaaaatccaaatatttatttaatattaaaaccCGTCAAATAATCATGTGAAAGTAAGGTGGTTTCTCAGAAAAATAACATCCCATTGCATCATATAGTTATTCCACTCACAGATCACGAATGAAAAAACAAAGGTCAGCAATCACCCACTCCATCAAGTAGTAAAGTGTAACATACTTCTACGAGACCTCTAAGTCTGTTATTGATAGTTATCAAAATGATGTGTCATTTATAAACTGTTTGGACGAACTTTTTCATAACCTCCTGTCATCTTATAAAAGAGAAAATACGATGAAAAAATGAATTGAATTTCTTCCACTAAAAAGTTTATGTATAACTTAAACTTAgtttttcttcttgttttctTCTCCTAAAAGGGAATTCAAACATGACAGTAATTTAGTAATAACCCACAAAAAATTATGTACTACTCTGTCAATCATTTTATCAGTTATAGATTTTCGAGATCCTTGAAAACGGTTTCTTTAACTAAACAAAGTCATAAACCAATCAAAGTGGCAGCCCTGATCACTACAAATTCACTAAACGATAACCACCTAGAGGGTATGTAGAAGCTCCCTCTAAATGAAGATCTTATCAAACATTCATCAATACAAAAGCACGATTTCTTCTCTTCTCCTCTCCTTCCATTTATTAACATCCCattcaaattaaacaaaaaaaagacCCTTTTACTGTGCAATGCCTGATCTTGTCAGTGACTAGATTCAGGTAATTAGCGTCAATAAAATAGATGGAAACCAAGAATGTTGTATTGTAGTTAAAAAGGGATTTAATTAGGTCAAATTAGTATGAGTAGTGTATAgaatgaatttgaaaaattatgcGAAAAAATGAATGAGATGAAGAGAATTGGGAAGCCGAGAGATACCGAGAAGTGAAATTGAAGATAGACGGAGTGAGAGAATCGCTGCCGCCgttgattttgaaagagaatgGCAGCGCCGGAAGCAAGTCAAATCTGAACGGAAGGGTTTGTAATCACattttattgcttttgttgGAACAACATACACGTCTTCAAACGGCATCACAATATTGCGTTTCACCACTTCTTCCAATTTACAGaatttaattgtatttattctttataatttttgtcaactttttattcttaaaatgccttatttatatttaaaataaaccttaataattatttagtgTTATAGCATATCTTAAAATAAGATGACTTTCTTTTATTATCTTTaacatttaaaaagtattttattatctttaacatttaaaaagtattgtacatcaaattttttgttttgttttggagATTAGTGTTCTGTCATGGTTTTGTGATACTAGAATAAGCCTTTCAGTCAAGATCTAACATTCGaggtattatttattttgaaagttAGTATTCCAacgattttatctttaaaaaacatCATCTCAATGTGAGTTGaggaatgaaaaaatatataaattgtcaTTGTCATCGACTTCTGAAATACGAGACTATATTAACAATACCGGAATATTTactcataatttttaataaataaaatagtctTTTAATTCTCCAATCAATGTCTTTAAGAACATTAgtaagattattattttttattataaaatatttttacattaccTACCTTTTTGTTTATAACTTTCATTCTTAAATATCAtgagttttatttttcaaaaatagatttaattgttaataaaatagTTACCAATTTATTTTGAACTTTTTCCAAATAAATTAGATCAAACGTATATATCAATTTTTAGTAAAAGatgtttttattgttgatttaaaaaaaattatccttattttataatcacaataaaaatttatataataaatttaagttttttaaaaagaaatatatatattttttaaaattgtgttaaaattactaaaattataaaaaaatttaataaatatttttttaatttgatgttTCACGTATATACGTGTTTTACAAATATGTATCCGTATCCGATACGTATTTCCAAGTATACCATTTCAGATACGTGTTCACACCTCATGAAAAAGTACTTGGGTTGAAGGAGAAGAGCTTCATCATCAAGTGTTACCATTTTCACAACAGATACACACTCATGAACCACCAAGTGTTACGCCCTCTCAGACAATGGCCATGGTTCCACCACCACCGCACCTGTGTCACCCTTCccctccaccaccaccaccaccttctTTCTCCTCCAACACCTCACCCCACAACATCTAAAACACCACCAATCTCCAACCGCTTATCCTTTGCCACGCTCGCTTCGTCTCGTCCTAAACTTCGAACACCCAACTCTCCACTACCAACCACCCCTGACGCAGATCTCGAGGACAGGAAGAGCCGAAACGAGTTGAAGCGAGAAGCCAGGCGCGCCGTCAAGTGGGGGATGGACTTGGCTTCCTTCTCCGCTCCACAAATCAAACGCATCATTAGGTTTTCAGCCACTTTTTTCATTTCCCATTATaccctcttccttttcctcAATGCCCACTTCCCAAAGCTCCCACCTTTGCTCAAAACCTCGTGTGCTTTCTGTTTGGTTGTTGCAGGGTCACTTCCTTGGACCAAGTTGTGTTCGAAGCTCTTATGCTCGCCAaggtgttttttttcttttcttttgtaccATATTCATGACATTGGGAAAGTAGTGCTAGCGGAATATTTTATGTGTTTATTTAACAGTTATTGTGGATTAATCTGTTGTTGAAGACAAAGTGTTTGTTGTTTTGCCACAGAAACTGGGACCTGATGTACGTGAAGGAAAGCGGAGGCAGTTCAATTATATTGGTAATTAGTTGCTTCCAGAACATTTTAATTGTATTGGGTTCAATGCATTATGCATTTATGAGGATAAAAACATTCAAATCATGATCCAGCTTCTTgtcatatttgtttttttataacagATGTGTTTTTCTGCTCTTTCTCCTTCCATTTTGTTTTGCATTAGTTGTGAATCAATATATGCATGTTGGTTACCTGTGTTAACTTATCATGGTACCTCCAATTGGGATAGATTACTGTATAATTGCTAATTGACATATATGTGGTAAGTTGATTTGACATTATGTATATCCTGCAGTGCAGATTCATGTTCTTCATACATAAATTGTCTCAGGAAAATTGCTACGGGATGTGGATCCTCAGTTAATGGATAGATTAATTAAAGCTACAAAAGGTTCAGATCAGAAGGAGTTGCAAGCTCTAATTGGCTTAGGATCTGGTGAccctgaagatgatgatgaagatgacTTGGTTGAATCTGAACCAGAGGAGGTCCAGGAGGTATGCATTCAACATTGATACTTGAATTATACACTGACTAGACAAGGCTCTACTGAGTTAATACCTCACCTTAATCTCACTCTCTCACAATAGGGTGTAGTTTGCTAAGTTTGTGTTGTATTTACTTATGGTGTCATAATTATTATGTCCTTGAGGTGCATTCTTATTTTTGGAGCATTTTATCAGGAATCCAATTGGCACGACAGTAAGGTGACAAGGTGGTTTGATGGTTTGATCAGTAAGGACATTGATATCACGAATGAAATTTATTCAATCCAGGGAGTTGAATTTGATCGCCAGGTATACTATATGCTAAATCGAATACTGTAAATCTGTGCTTTCAGCTTCAGATCAATTGTGACTCATGGATTATCTTACATGGTATGAGAATTAATTTCTAGAGCTTATTTCAAATCAACCAAGCATAAGGGGCAGAAATCATGTAAAAACTTATGGGTGATGGCTGTCTCAGTTTTGAAATGAAACACTCTATATATTCtatacaaaaattataatagaaaccccttttaaaaaaaagaaaatgttacTTTTGACAAGAAAAGTCATCAGTTTACATCTGTGATCTGGCCAATGTAAttcagaaaaatattatttttctttggaGTTGTTGTAATCTAATGCATAAATGTCAATAAATGTCAACATATCAGTACTCTTTAAAAAATTCCTTTTGCTGTGATATTTATTGGCACAACCTTCATTCTATGTTGTCTTTATGGATCATGAGTATGTTTATAACAGGAGTTGCGAAAGCTTGTACGAAGAGTGCACATGAGTCAAGAGATGAAGGGTGATAATGAAGAAGAGGAGAAAAAAATGGAGACAGCAACAATTGGAGCTAAGAAGGCTCTTAATCGTTTCCTTCGTAAGCTCACAAAAAGAATCCCTAATGAATACTAAGTCaattaatcaatttattttaagGTGGCATGTCTCAGCTTTAAGTATTGCCTTGGTGTGATACATGCTGCAGAAAATCTTGTATTCTTTTGAAGTTCACTCATgaataataatacttaatatttttatctcttttctataatctattacttttttttttccaactgttttatttttatttttatgtgaaCTATTGGAAAATCAAAGAatgatgttttattttattataatatttcattctttgttatagtaaattatttaatgagagtaatgtgacaattttttccaaaagaaaaaaaaattaaaaagttaagtTTCATGCTTTTTATGAGAATGATCGTGAAAAAATTTAACCCAATAACGCTTTGGAAAACAttgtttcttaaaatttatttttaagaacATGAGTTAAACAGGTTAGATATTTTTTCTTCAGATCTTTTGGAAATTaagattaaatattatattttgagcaCATTTTGGAACATAAACGTGTTGAGCAAGCAGCAATTATAGCACCACaatcaacatttttttcttttacccAATTGAACTTGAAGATccataaaacaaatttaatgcATTGTATGACtttaaatttttgaataaaACAGACTAATTATCATAACAGGGTAAATTATGTATTACTAGTAAAAAGCATCATTAAattgatgatattttttaaccgttagaataaaaatagaaacaagTTATTAAAAGTAGgattcttcatcatcattattaacATTGTTAACATTTGAAAATCAAATTCAGATTAGGACCAAGTTTACCGATTTTGTAGaatttagtttattaaaagAGGAAAATATTCTTTAGTTTGATATAAAGCATcaagatttaaaatataaataatatttaggtAAAGTTAAGAAAGGATTTACaagaaataaaaagtaaaataacacAATAAATTAAGGCTCACGTAGTTTATTGAAGATGAAAATAATTCTCAAAAGTATTCTTACTCaagaataaaaattcaatttataataataattcttaaatataatgcgaaatgtcattttcttttagaagatataattttttttcctggAAAACACTAGTAGATTTTGTGACAACTGAAAATCCTGatcataataattttaatgtaaCTATATTTCATAAACAAAATAGTGTCTAACACTAAATAACTTTCATTAAAATCATATTGAGCTAAATAAATATCTATATACTGTTTGATTACAGAATTCAATTATCTTTTTTGGTGAGAATCAAATCAAATTGAGTCAAATTCGGGAAGAAACGATGTTCCAATTACAAAATGACAAACTGTAAACGCAAGTTcgatattttacaaaaaaattgcCCATTTTTATTCTATCTTTTCTTTGAACCCCTCTTATAAAGCCTGTTATAATCTGAACTcagaaggttaaaaaaataaacgaaAAGGAAAATTTGAATTAcatttttaagaatttaaacAAAACCTATAATGAAGCTACTATATTCTCCAACCAACAAATATTTGCAATCCGTTTCAATTCCATTATAAAACAATTTTCGCTCATTTGTTCATTTTCATTTCGTAATTTTCGAGTTGGTATTTTTAACTGTCTAGTAGTGAATCTAAAATGCATACCAAACAATATTTTCTTACAAGCTATGAAAGAATTATTGTCCTTAGCCTACTTTTGTCctcaatttattaaaaaatgatacAGTTAATATTTCGCATCAAAACATAATTGCCCATAAAATTTGATTTGTCGGGTGGGTAACAGTAGAAcccaaaaaaaatagaaaacttcTCAGAAAATCCAACTATCACCATCATTAATTATCTTATACATGTACATCAACAAAACTTGACAAAATGTGTCTTCTGGTTTTCCTCTGACAAACTCGAGGCATTTGAATGCGCAGAAATATGCAGAATCTCACCTATACTCGGGGCTTGCTCTATCGTTTAGGTCTAAAAGTTTGCAAAATGAAGCTGCCATGTACTCTTTATGATgtcattttattttgaatttgccTATGAACATGGATAAGAAACTCTACATAGGAGAAGCCACCTGCGCTCTTGTCTTCTATCATATATGAGAAGAATAACATTCCTGATGGATAGTAAATAACATGTTAAGTTCAACAATCAACAACAATGTACGCCACCATAACAATTGTCTACTgatttctttcttcaatttgAATACTTCCTAGACTAAGCCTAGCAAACCAACAACAAAGCTTGGTAAAACAATGCAGCATCTGTTTAGCATTTGCTGGCAGGAATATATTCCTTTGAGAATTTAGCAGACTAGTTGTAAATTTACTCAACATTATTGATTCACAAACTTTATACCTTTTGAACTTGAAGATAACATTTCTGGCTAAAAgtgttttattataaaaaaatatcgtGTATTGCTCATGTGACACACAAGTAATCGCAATAACATGCAATTGAATCCTAGAAAAGAGAGATCATAAATTCAATCAACAGATTCTACTACCTACATTACAAATACCAGTCCATGACAAACCAATCCAGAAATATTTCACATAGCAAAGCATCATCTTTGGATTTTGCCAAGAGAAATCATGAAATGAAACATAGAACCATTGAGCATGTTTAAAAATCAGGAAGAATGCTTGGGGTCAAAAGCTATAAAAGATGGTGAAATAAAATGTTCAGTTGAAATGAACATAAAAGTTCggtatttttttgtttgaaaagaaaCAAGGTTGCTAGAGTGGACACAGACGAGTTTTGAACACTAGATACCAGGAAGCAATGCTTTCCAAGAAAACATAGAGCACTGGCTCAAGAAGCAAATATTGTGTACGAGAGTAAGCAGCATGTTTGAAGACTATGCAATCAAAAACTTTGaagacaagaaaaaaaatgaaacactgCTAATGGGATTGGCAAAAGAATCTGCGTGGTTTTATGTTCTAAATTAACTTCCATATGTTCTGATAATAGTTAAAAATCCATCCTGCATTGAGCAATCAGGTTTACACAATCATTCTAATGCACTGACCTGATGGATCCCCTTTCCTACAGAGCTTTAAACTGCACAGATATAAAGAGTattaaaaatttacattttattt encodes the following:
- the LOC137827827 gene encoding mitochondrial pyruvate carrier 1-like, producing the protein MASFRAFWNGPMGPKTTHFWGPVANWGFVAAGLADTKKPPEMISGNMTGAMCIYSALFMRFAWMVQPRNYLLFACHLSNESVQLYQFSRWARAEGPLSAKKEEASSQ
- the LOC137828768 gene encoding uncharacterized protein; the encoded protein is MNHQVLRPLRQWPWFHHHRTCVTLPLHHHHHLLSPPTPHPTTSKTPPISNRLSFATLASSRPKLRTPNSPLPTTPDADLEDRKSRNELKREARRAVKWGMDLASFSAPQIKRIIRVTSLDQVVFEALMLAKKLGPDVREGKRRQFNYIGKLLRDVDPQLMDRLIKATKGSDQKELQALIGLGSGDPEDDDEDDLVESEPEEVQEESNWHDSKVTRWFDGLISKDIDITNEIYSIQGVEFDRQELRKLVRRVHMSQEMKGDNEEEEKKMETATIGAKKALNRFLRKLTKRIPNEY